Below is a genomic region from Meleagris gallopavo isolate NT-WF06-2002-E0010 breed Aviagen turkey brand Nicholas breeding stock chromosome 5, Turkey_5.1, whole genome shotgun sequence.
NNNNNNNNNNNNNNNNNNNNNNNNNNNNNNNNNNNNNNNNNNNCGCCCGCCCTCTCGCCCTCCTCCGCCGCGCAGCTGATGGAGAGCAAGGGCTGCAAAGGGGACAGCCTGCGGCCGGCGGGCCCGTGCAAGCATTCGGTGGAGAAGAAGACCATGACCAACCCCACCACCGTCATCGAGATCTACCCCGACACCAGTGAGGTGAACGACTACTATCTCTGGTCCATCTTCAACTTCGTATACCTCAACTTCTGCTGCCTCGGCTTCATCGCTTTGGCCTATTCGCTGAAAGTGAGTGCTGAGCGCCAGGGGGAGCGCTTTGGGGCCGGGGGTAACTCACATCCGTGCCACTGAAGCGGGAGGTTGCACCACcagctgtggggatggggatggggatggagatgaggaGGTGGCGACGTGGTTTGGAGCTGTTTGGTGGAGAAGGGGCACTTGGACAAAAGGCAGCTTTCCAAAGGCACATACCACACGGGTATCCTGCACTCTGGTCACTTCTTTGgggcaggcagggagctggTAGGATGAGATGCAGCGGCACTgcgctgtggggcaggagccgTAGGTGCCATCAGGCAACACTATTGGTCAGGTTGTAGTAGGAAGAGGTTGCCAGCATGGGGTAatgctgcttctgtgcttctTGTCCGATCTCCCACTAAAATCCCCAAAAGATGAAAGCTGCGAGGGGAGCAGCCTGGCTGGGATGTGAGATTCAGCACTGGAGCACCCAGGAGCATCTCAGGAGCTGCCACAGGAAAGGGCCCTGGGCTGCCCTTCCCTTCCTAAAGATGAGCCATACACACCCACAGAGAGCCCACGGCTGCGGGGCAGCCCTGTATGGGTCACGCTCTGGGGACAGGCAGCCGGCTGACGTGCATTGGCAGCAGCATTTAGCGGGAGGCCGGCACGCAGCCCAGCTTCGTCATAGAAACAGATCAATGAACCCCAGGCAGCACCGGGCAGGGAGTgctgggcagctctgggctcagcCTGCACCAgtcccctgcctcagtttcccttctCTGAGGTTGGGGTTGTCCTTGTGCAGGAAGAACAGAGAAGGTTTCGCATCTTCAGGGCACCACGTAGCTACACCAGGTCTCCCTGTGGTCCCTGTGCTGCGGACAGCAGTGGGGTCAGGACCTGCCCGAGCCATTCTATGAACCAAGGGGTAGGAGAGATCCCCTGGAGGTCTGTGATATCCATGGCTTCTTGCCTGAGGGGAACACACAGCCCTCGGAAACAAATTAGCGTGTGGCAGATCGGGCTGGTGGGTGCTGCCCAAGactgggctgtgtgctgggacaGAAGAGGGACAGAACGGAGTCactgcagcagtggcagcagtagGTCTGGGCTGAGAGGAGCATTGGGACACTTTGTGCCCTGAGCCCGCAGGTGTCTCTGCAGGCACCCCAGCATGTGGTAGCACTTCCAGCAGCTTCAGCATGCTCTGACAGCGGGTGCACACTTCAGTACTGAGCTGGTGTGGGGCCTCTGGGTGCCTTGCTGCTGTCTGGGACCTGCCTGTAGTCCTTCAAAAAGATGCCAAAGCAGCTCACCAAGGTATTTGAGCTCTTACACAAAGAGTTATATGAAGTCGGGTAGAGCGAAGGCAATAATATCCCAGCCAGGTTCTCCACGTGACCCATAAGGAGCTCTGGGTGATACCATGCTGCACACCTCTCTGTTTTCCCTATAGTGGGACAGGTGCTTGGCAGCCGTGGCTCTCAGATTATATCCCTCAGGGCTGTTTCTGCACCTCAAGGTCAGTGCGGTGGAGCAGGATTGTTGTGCCAATTCAGAGCTGTGTGCACTGGGCTGGGGCAGAGGAGATGAGCGGCAGCACCGAGGGAGATGGAGCCCTTGGGTCACCTCCCTGCAGGCCCAGGGCCACTCCAGCACTCTGGGTTCCTTCCCTTTGATCAAgaaggcactgctgcagctctcccacaTCGTGGTTCGATGGGCTGCCCCCCTTCCCAACTCCCAGCAGTAGTGAATGGTGCATTGGAGCACAGTGTCAGGAGCTCCTGCTCTGAAGCTCTATCTCTAGAGAGCACCAGGGGAAGccaacagctctctgggcaCCAATTAGGCAACGAGGCAGGAGCTGGGATAAACTCCACTGCGGGAGCTGTGCTTGGACTGCACTGACATCAAGGCAGCAAGGCTCTCCAGTGGCATTTGGAGCCCGTCCGGCAGCTCGTGTGGCTGCTCTCAGAGCTTTGCTGCCAGCGAGGCATGAGGCACATGGGTGATACGATGGCTGGATTTGCTCCCGGCTGATCCGCGGAGCAAATAAACCCCAGGATTCGCTCCAGAGCAAAAAGCTCCTTACGCGCAGGGAAGCAGAGCGCTGTGTGGGAAATGGGTTTACAGCCAAACCAGCCTCTTCCCAAAGCGTGCCTCCACCAGCTGCAGGCTGAATACTGAGCGCAGGCTGCCTTCAGCATGGCCTCATTAGAGTCGTTATCAACAAGCCATTTGTCTCCTTGGGAAAGCTGACACAGCACTGGTACCCACCCGCAAGCGCCAGCTCCTGAGTGAGAGCTGAGCCTGAAAGCTGAGATGGGAGGTGGGAAAGGAATGGGAAGGGTGGGGATGGAAGGAGGAGACGGCACGTAGCATTGGTGGAAGAGGAATGGAGGGAGGTGAATGTGTGATGGGGCtgaaggaggggaagggagTTGCCTTGAATGGGATGGATCTCCAGCACAGCCCTAGCGCAGTGCTTTGGGGAAACTCCCCAGTCAGCAGATGTGGGATAACCACCCTCACCTATCAGCTATCTCCATGGGAAGAAGGGCCAGGATCCCAGGATAACTTCAGGCAAGGTGGGGAGGATCAAAGTGAAGATGATAAGAAAAGTGTCTGGGACTGAGACAGCACCCGATCCGGGGTCAGGGTGTTTATATGGCCCTGGGGACCTGTCCTCACTTTGGGAAGAAAGGAGACTGCTTCCAGGCTCAGACTGCAAGCAGTCTGGAGCAGGAAACACCTTTTCATTATGCTTGTGTGCCGCAGGGACTCCATCACTCACCTGTAACTCACAGGCAATGTAAATTATAGTGGCCAATATGGGATATTTGCATAAGGATGACAGCTGAAGTCACAAGGTGTGTGGGAAAAATAATaagggaggagaggaaaggacCACACCAAAGGGCTTGGTGAGAATGAGAGATGCACGCAACCAAGGAGGCTGGGGGCAAAGCTAAGGGCAAGAGAAAAGACGTGGGCTGCAGGTGATGGAGAACACAGGGAGAGCATCACTTCCTCTGTGGTCTGCAGGAGCAGGTGGATGGGAAAAGGAGACACCAGGGGCCCATCAGGAGGGGAAAGGAGCCCAAAGCAAGGTTAAATTGGGGGCATTGccaggaagggaaggaaaagggagatgGAAGGGCCAGGGAGAAGGTATGATGTTGAGAGATGGTGTGTAGCATGGGAAAGAATGAAAGGTGGGAGCACTAGGAGTGAGCTAGGAGAGAGTTCCAGGGAAGGGAGgagcagaaggtgaggaggcgGGGAGATCTCAGGGCAGGAGGACCTGATCCCACAAGGGCACAGCAAGCAGAAGggtgcagagctcagagcaccAGCCCCACTGGTCTGCATGGGTCGGGATCCTCACCATGATGAAGTTACCactcctggaggtgttcaagagatGTGTAGATGTAGCACTAAGGGATGTGgctcagtgggcatggtggggataggGTTGcacttggtgatcttagtggtcttttccaaccttagtgattctgtgattgtatgaagAGAAGAATGCCCTGGGGCTGCCCTTCACCTCAAGATGCCCACTCCAGCAAACTGGAGCTTCGCATCTCTCCAGGCTTTTGGGAGGATGCAAAACCCCAGAACCATcctgggcacagagctgccacaaaGGGCAGAAGGTCCTCAGTTCCCTGAGGTCATATCCCATCCAGGCAGGCTACCAGGCCAAGCACAATACGTGATGGCCAACAGCATGGTATTGAGCTGGGACTCTCCTGGCATCCACTCAGTGCCAAGACATAGAGGAAAGGCTTCTGCTACTGCCTGCCTGCTGTGCAGGTCCTTGTGTGCTCAGCTGGCCCCACTGTTGCTggctgtgctcagagccctgcaggaagagcagcaTGCTGGTGTGAAGCTGCATGGCCCAGGACAGAGGGGTCCAGCAACCCGTCCCTGTGCCGAGCAAGTGGCATCAAGCTTCCAGGAGAGCActgcaggagggagagagaaaaaaaaaaaagtggctgaGACGTGGTCTGAATGCAGCACAGGATGTTTGCAGAAAGCTCCTGGTCGATGAGAGGTTTTTTGTATTTCCAGGAGGACTCTGAGGCTGCTGCAGGATTTCACAGCCTGCCACCGACACCTAGCGTTCAGCCAGCAGCACTTTGCTCGTGATAGCAAGCACGGGGGGCTGAGCGGGAGCGCAGCCCCAGAGCCCTCTGGCACTGGGCGAGCAGCACCGCACACGCTGCACCATCCCAAGGGTGCTGCCAACCCGATGCGGGAAATCGGGCGAAATTCTCTGGTGCCGCGTCCTCTGTGCTCCGGGTGCTGAGTGCCACCTGCGAGAGGTCTGGCGACGGGGATGTGGCCGTGCTGGAAAGGAATGGAGCGCACTCCAAGGGTGAGCATCGCCATCCCTGCCTGGTGTTGCCACCTGTTGCCTGGCGATGCCATCCTGGGCTTGGTGAGGCCATCTATCGTCCAGCGATGCCGTCCGCTGCCCGACAGTGCCAcctgctgcctgctcctgtCATCGCTACTCCTGGCAGCCTGGAGGAGGTGGGGACGAGCAGGTGACATGGGCTTGGGAAGTCCATGGTTGTCCTAGCCTGCAGGATAACAAGGACGGCACCAGCTGTAAGGTTCATAGAATggttagagttggaagggacccttaacagtcatctggtccaactctcctgcagtgaacgGGGAAACCTACAGCTCAGtcgggtgctcagagccctgtccagcctgaccttgaatgatTCTAAGGATGGGGCATTGCacttcttgggcaacctgttccaagcTGGCCCTATAGTGCCTTGCTTCAACTGGTGCTAACCTCAGAGCTGCCAGGATGGCATAGCACGATGGGAGGGTCCATCAGCACCCAGATCTCTCTGGGGATGCATTATTACTTTTATTACATCATTTTATTACATAGTATCACAGTACATCTCCcagttaattttgttttctgcctcaGGTCCGGGATAAGAAACTCCTCAATGACTTAAATGGTGCAGTGGAAGATGCCAAGACAGCCCGGCTTTTTAACATCACCAGCTCAGCCCTTGCCACCTTCTGcatcatcctcatcttcatcttcctgCGGTACCCCCTCACTGATTACTAGCAGGAGGCCAACAGCAGCACCGCCGCCAAGATGCCTCTATGCCAGAAGTGTCTGCAGTTGTTTCCTGTAGCAAGGACACGAGAGTAAAACAACTCCACCGtgatggcaaaaaaaataataaataaattaaaaaaaaaaagtaaatacaaaaaataaaaaataaatgagtttaTCAGCCCGGGCAAGCGTACTCTTCCTGCTCCTAAACAGTATGTGGACTGCTGTAGGAAAGGGTTTCACTTTTGCAAGTgtacaggaaggaaaagagaccAAGAAGATCTTATTTCATGGCAAACAGAGCTGTGTAATGTGAGTGTGCAAAGCTGAGAGCTAAATGTGTGGCCAGATGCATGGCCGTAGAGGCCTTTGGGCTACAAGACAGGGCTGGGAGGAAGGTGGCATGCCCAAGGTCAATGGGATGACCAAGGCTCAGAGCATATCAGACGCTTTCAGAGTGCCCACTGCCCCACAGCgttctgttgttttccttctgtgatgcagttctactgaatttaattcatgggttgagataacCATCCTGGAGGGCTGAGTGTTAGGGTGTTGGTGTCAGAGAGCCCCAGTGCCTCCAGGTCAACCCCAGCGCATTAAAGGGCAAATTTCTCCTTGGGATCACCCAGCAGTGTTGAGGACGAAGGCATCTCCTGGAGAACTCCATGTGCTCTGTGAACCAAGTGCTACTGTATTTCTGTAACACGGTCAATAAAGATACCTCTgatatctgctgctgctgggtcaATTATCGTAGCATCATCGAATCAttaaaggctggaaaagacctcaaagatcaccaagtccacccacaatccatccccaccatgcccactggccatgtccctcagtgccactttTCCACTGTTCTTGAACACCCctagggatggtgacccctGTTCCTCACGTTGGTCTCCCTTCTTTTTGCACAAAGACAGAAAGGATGGACAACGCTGCATGCTAGGGAAGGGACGGGATGAATCATCCACATTTGACGTGCTGCTTAAAAAAACACCTTGTATTTCTTGAGTTTTTAAGATGAGAGGGCTGAGGGGAAGTTACATATCCCTGAGCCCTTGGGATATGCCAGTCTCCAGGGACGGCTGAAGAGACAGGGCAAAGAAGCAGAGAGTCGCAGCTCACTGGCAAGAGACAATGCCTGTGTCCCCGGCGGCTGCTTAAGGGAGCGTCAGGCAGGGATGAGGGATGCAGGAGGACGTGTGCCAGGTCGGAGAGCCAGGACTGCGCTGACCCCTGCAATGCTCAATCAGCGTCGGGCAGAGCCAAGGCAGCCAGGAGGCAGGCTCCCCCCGCCGGTGGTACAAGAATGAAGAGCTGTAGTCTGAACCTTTAGCTCCCCAGGCAGCACGAAATGTCAGCTCTGTGC
It encodes:
- the IFITM10 gene encoding interferon-induced transmembrane protein 10, encoding MESKGCKGDSLRPAGPCKHSVEKKTMTNPTTVIEIYPDTSEVNDYYLWSIFNFVYLNFCCLGFIALAYSLKVRDKKLLNDLNGAVEDAKTARLFNITSSALATFCIILIFIFLRYPLTDY